A genomic window from Candidatus Bathyarchaeota archaeon includes:
- the topA gene encoding DNA topoisomerase I, with the protein MEKYKLIVAEKPDAAKRIAYALDYQGKPEKLDENGVPYFIAKRDRLLVIVPAIGHLYSISQEGGKKSCYPVFNYKWAPRHLIERDAKSVRKWVEIFSKLSQNADAFISACDYDIEGSLIGYCILKYACYNKETSAKRMKFSTLMKSELEKAYEEPQEHLDFLLIESGKTRHEVDWLYGINLSRALSLAAQRQSGNYSTLSTGRVQGPTLQVLADREKKINNFVPTPYWQIKTDVQIGNSVVEAEFEKTRIETKTDADKILEDCKNQTGTVASVDLKTVHQKPPVPFDVGTLQREAYSIFGYTPRRTLAIAQHLYLDALISYPRTSSQKLPPEIDYRKILGSLKFQRGYKKLASKLLEQDTLKPREGIKDDPAHPAVYPTGKLPEKPLGIDEKRVWDLIIRRFMAVFAEDALKESVKVCLEIYKYGFVVKGRRLLKEGWMEYYKPFVRTEEHVLPAIAQGDNIRILEIKGEDKFTCPPSRYNPSSLLKKMEKLEIGTKATRANIIQTLYSRKYVKDERITVTELGFNVAKVLGQYAPVLSSVALTREIEEKMEQIQKGGMKRETVIEEVIEKLKPQLETFKENEKTIGELLSEAKKKTHVQERVVGKCPVCSSGDLVIIYSRNTKKRFIGCTNYFNGVCKTSFPLPQRGTIKPTKTKCKACGWPQVLVWTKGKKPWSLCFNLNCSLKSNKRKKN; encoded by the coding sequence ATGGAAAAATACAAGCTGATAGTCGCTGAAAAACCAGATGCTGCAAAAAGAATAGCATATGCTCTTGATTATCAGGGTAAACCAGAAAAACTCGACGAGAATGGTGTTCCATATTTTATTGCTAAACGAGATCGATTGCTTGTTATTGTTCCAGCCATTGGTCATCTTTACAGCATCAGTCAAGAGGGTGGAAAAAAAAGTTGTTATCCTGTTTTTAATTACAAATGGGCACCCCGACATTTGATAGAACGTGATGCAAAATCAGTTCGCAAATGGGTTGAAATATTTTCCAAACTTTCCCAGAATGCAGATGCATTCATTTCGGCTTGCGACTATGATATTGAAGGAAGTTTAATTGGATATTGCATTCTCAAGTATGCATGCTACAACAAGGAAACTTCTGCAAAACGGATGAAATTTTCTACCCTTATGAAATCTGAACTAGAAAAAGCCTACGAAGAGCCCCAAGAACATTTGGATTTTCTCTTAATAGAATCAGGAAAAACTAGGCATGAAGTTGACTGGTTATATGGAATAAATCTTTCACGAGCATTAAGTTTAGCAGCCCAACGTCAGAGCGGGAACTACTCAACGTTAAGCACAGGTAGAGTTCAAGGTCCCACATTACAAGTTTTAGCAGATAGAGAGAAAAAAATCAACAATTTTGTTCCAACACCTTATTGGCAAATAAAAACAGATGTTCAAATCGGCAATTCAGTTGTTGAAGCTGAGTTTGAAAAAACCCGAATTGAAACAAAAACAGATGCAGATAAAATACTAGAAGATTGCAAAAACCAAACTGGCACCGTAGCAAGTGTAGATTTGAAAACCGTTCATCAGAAGCCTCCGGTGCCCTTTGATGTTGGTACATTACAACGTGAAGCCTACAGTATTTTCGGATACACGCCACGACGAACGTTAGCAATTGCTCAACACTTGTATCTTGATGCATTGATTTCATATCCTCGAACAAGTAGCCAAAAGTTGCCTCCTGAGATTGATTATCGAAAAATCCTTGGTTCTTTGAAATTTCAACGAGGATACAAAAAATTAGCTTCAAAACTCTTAGAACAGGATACTTTGAAACCGCGAGAAGGGATTAAAGATGACCCAGCTCATCCTGCAGTTTATCCGACAGGAAAATTACCTGAAAAGCCTTTAGGCATTGATGAAAAACGAGTTTGGGACCTAATTATTCGCCGCTTTATGGCTGTTTTTGCTGAAGATGCACTCAAGGAATCCGTAAAGGTATGTCTTGAAATTTACAAATATGGTTTTGTTGTAAAAGGAAGGCGACTATTAAAAGAGGGCTGGATGGAATATTACAAACCTTTTGTGCGAACTGAAGAACATGTTTTACCAGCCATCGCACAGGGAGATAACATACGAATACTAGAAATCAAAGGGGAAGACAAGTTTACTTGTCCACCTTCTCGTTATAATCCTAGTAGTCTTTTGAAAAAGATGGAAAAACTAGAAATTGGAACGAAAGCTACCCGAGCAAACATTATCCAAACCCTTTACAGCCGCAAATACGTCAAAGATGAAAGAATCACAGTAACAGAACTAGGATTCAATGTTGCTAAAGTTCTAGGTCAATATGCTCCTGTTTTGTCTTCAGTGGCGTTAACCCGAGAAATTGAAGAGAAAATGGAACAAATCCAAAAAGGCGGTATGAAGCGAGAAACAGTTATTGAAGAAGTTATTGAAAAATTAAAGCCCCAACTGGAAACATTCAAAGAAAACGAAAAAACCATCGGTGAATTACTAAGTGAGGCAAAAAAGAAAACCCATGTTCAAGAGCGTGTTGTGGGAAAATGTCCGGTTTGCAGCTCAGGGGATTTAGTGATTATTTATTCCCGAAATACAAAGAAGCGTTTTATAGGCTGCACCAACTATTTTAATGGGGTTTGTAAAACTTCTTTTCCACTCCCTCAAAGGGGCACGATTAAGCCAACAAAAACTAAATGCAAGGCTTGTGGTTGGCCCCAAGTTCTGGTTTGGACAAAAGGGAAAAAGCCATGGAGTTTGTGTTTTAACCTTAATTGTTCGCTTAAAAGCAACAAGAGGAAGAAAAATTGA
- a CDS encoding PAC2 family protein has protein sequence MKQTTIEEQKKVELKNPILIEGFPGLGMVGSIATKYLVKQLKAEKVGTLYSPHFPYHVIVSKKGGVRLLRGEFYVWKNESGKNDFIFLIGDSQAQTIEGQFEVANTILDFAEQKNVETIITIGGYRNEFEGDPKIVAVATNPELFEQAQKAKALPSEAGTPIVGTAGLLLGLAQFRNVHALCLLGETRGYLPDPKTAKSIIEVLQGFLNVTVDLTELDKEIEKAKEVLGRMQDIEKRRAKYMQNIRKVEEEKITYIS, from the coding sequence ATGAAACAAACAACCATTGAAGAACAAAAAAAAGTTGAATTAAAAAATCCAATCCTAATTGAAGGATTTCCAGGCTTGGGCATGGTAGGCAGCATCGCCACAAAATACCTTGTAAAACAACTAAAAGCTGAAAAAGTTGGAACCTTGTATTCACCCCATTTTCCATACCATGTAATCGTAAGCAAAAAAGGTGGAGTTAGACTTCTTCGTGGAGAATTCTATGTATGGAAAAACGAGTCAGGAAAAAACGATTTCATATTCCTGATTGGAGACAGTCAAGCCCAAACAATTGAAGGGCAATTTGAAGTAGCAAATACTATTCTTGATTTTGCTGAACAAAAAAACGTTGAGACAATTATCACCATTGGGGGATACAGAAACGAATTCGAGGGTGACCCAAAAATTGTTGCAGTAGCAACCAATCCAGAGCTGTTTGAACAGGCACAAAAAGCAAAGGCGTTACCCAGCGAAGCAGGAACTCCAATCGTTGGTACTGCAGGTTTACTGTTAGGATTAGCACAATTCAGAAATGTTCATGCTCTCTGTTTATTAGGTGAAACCAGAGGCTATTTACCCGATCCAAAAACTGCAAAAAGCATCATTGAAGTTTTGCAAGGATTCTTGAATGTAACTGTTGACCTAACAGAATTAGATAAAGAAATAGAAAAAGCCAAAGAAGTTCTGGGCAGAATGCAAGATATAGAAAAACGTCGAGCAAAATACATGCAAAACATAAGAAAAGTAGAAGAAGAGAAAATCACTTACATCTCTTAA